The Tenrec ecaudatus isolate mTenEca1 chromosome 6, mTenEca1.hap1, whole genome shotgun sequence genome has a window encoding:
- the TOB2 gene encoding protein Tob2 produces the protein MQLEIKVALNFIISYLYNKLPRRRADLFGEELERLLKKKYEGHWYPEKPLKGSGFRCVHIGETVDPVVELAAKRSGLAVEDVRTNVPEELSVWIDPFEVSYQIGEKGAVKVLYLDDSDGCGPPELDKEVKSSFNPDAQVFVPIGSQDSSLSNSPSPSFGQSPSPTFIPRSAQPITFTTASFAATKFGSTKMKKGGGATSSGGVASNGGSSQQPPQQPPTQQPRLARSPTNNLLKHKSLSLSMHSLNFISANPASQSQLSPNAKEFVFSGSGSPSLLFDGAEGQGSTFDVAQVFGGGTNSLFLEKTPFVEGLSYNLNTMQYPGQPFQPVVLAN, from the coding sequence ATGCAGCTGGAGATCAAAGTGGCCCTGAACTTCATCATCTCTTATTTGTACAACAAGCTGCCCCGGCGACGGGCAGACCTGTTTGGGGAAGAGCTGGAGCGACTCTTGAAGAAGAAGTATGAAGGCCACTGGTACCCTGAGAAGCCACTGAAGGGCTCTGGCTTCCGCTGTGTCCACATCGGAGAGACAGTGGACCCCGTGGTGGAGCTGGCCGCCAAGCGGAGTGGCCTGGCCGTGGAGGACGTGCGGACCAACGTGCCTGAGGAGCTGAGCGTCTGGATTGACCCTTTTGAGGTGTCCTACCAGATTGGGGAGAAGGGGGCGGTGAAAGTGCTGTATCTGGATGACAGCGATGGCTGCGGGCCCCCCGAGCTGGACAAGGAGGTCAAGAGCAGCTTCAACCCCGACGCCCAGGTCTTCGTGCCCATTGGCAGCCAGGACAGCTCGTTGTCCAACTCCCCGTCGCCGTCCTTTGGCCAGTCACCCAGCCCCACCTTCATCCCCCGCTCGGCCCAGCCCATCACCTTCACCACTGCCTCCTTTGCTGCCACCAAGTTTGGCTCCACCAAGATGAAGAAGGGGGGTGGGGCTACGAGCAGTGGGGGTGTGGCCAGCAATGGAGGAAGCAGCCAGCAGCCACCTCAGCAGCCCCCAACCCAGCAGCCTCGCTTGGCCCGTTCACCCACCAACAACCTGCTGAAGCACAAGAGCCTGTCTCTGTCTATGCATTCTCTGAACTTCATCTCGGCCAACCCAGCCTCACAATCCCAGCTCTCGCCCAACGCCAAGGAGTTTGTGTTCAGCGGCAGCGGCTCACCCAGCCTCCTCTTTGATGGGGCCGAGGGCCAGGGCAGCACCTTCGATGTGGCCCAGGTATTTGGGGGTGGCACCAACAGCCTCTTCCTGGAGAAGACGCCCTTCGTGGAAGGCCTGAGCTACAACCTGAACACCATGCAGTACCCAGGCCAGCCCTTCCAGCCCGTCGTGCTGGCCAACTGA